A stretch of Chionomys nivalis chromosome 2, mChiNiv1.1, whole genome shotgun sequence DNA encodes these proteins:
- the Abracl gene encoding costars family protein ABRACL produces MNVDHEVNLLVEEIRRLGSKNADGKLSVKFGVLFQDDRCANLFEALVGTLKAAKRRKIVTYTGELLLQGVHDNVDIVLLQD; encoded by the exons ATGAATGTGGATCATGAGGTGAACCTCCTAGTAGAGGAAATTCGACGTCTGGGGTCTAAAA ATGCCGATGGGAAGTTAAGCGTGAAGTTTGGAGTCCTCTTCCAAGATGACAGATGTGCCAACCTCTTTGAAGCATTGGTAGGAACTCTGAAAGCCGCAAAGCGAAGAAAGATTGTTACATACACAGGAGAACTGCTTTTGCAGGGTGTTCACGACAATGTTGACATTGTACTGCTACAAGATTAA